The DNA region CTTAGAGATGGAAGATCGTGAAGAAAGATGCCAATAACCATCCTggagggggtgggtggggtgtgGTGGGGTGAGTGCGTACCCTAATGCCACGGAGAGTGGAGAGAAGTCTTAGATTGTGATAATCTAAGCGTAATCTAAAGGCTTTGCTCTTTTGTCCTTTTATGGAAGGTATGTAATTACATCCTCATCCTGGTTTGGAAATTCATTTGTAACCTTGATTACATTGATCTTTCAACCACAAAACGCCTTTAAATTTTCTCGTTTTCGGGCGACACCATTATCCACTTTTTCCTAATCAAAAACTGCAAAGGTTTcttaatttcttcttcattaaaaaaaaaaaaaaaaaaaaaaaaaaagggtttctTAATTTCTTTAGGGTTTTGAAGCCAGATTCTGAGCGTGAGAAAGAAGTGAACTTGGTCCATCTGATCAGACTCATTCTTCAAGGTGAGCCATTCTTCGTTTTTTTTGTGATGAAGAATGCCATGAGATCTGTTATCGCTGGTGATgttctgcattttttttttaaattttaattaagatatggatttcaattttttttttttttttgtgtggaagTTTTATGAACTTCCATTTATTGATCtttttggttggattgtttaAGCTGTTGAATAACTGCAAATCAATCAATCAGCCATATCTGAATCCGGAACTAGTTTGATGGACTGTATGAATACTTTGTATCTATTTGTTCTAGCATCCACGCCATGAGatctgtttttttatttttaatttttttttaattttatgaagaGTGCCATGAGATCTGTTATCGCAGGTGATgttctgcatttttttttaatttaattaagatATGGTatcaattttatttgttatgtagAAGTTTTATGAACTTCCATTTCAGGAACTTTTTTGGTTGAATTGTTTAAGCTATTGAATAACTGCAAATACAATCAATCAGCTATATTTGAATCCGGAACCAGTTTGAGGGACTGTATGAATACTTTGTAGCTGTTTGTTCTATTTAGGGCTCATTTACTTCCACTGCTAAATAAATTGATTCTTAAGGTAAGTTGATTTTTTCATAATATCAGTCTTATCTCTAAATGAAGATCAAATCTCTAGCAGGATAAAAAAGAATCTTGGTAAGGTACGACCTAACGTGAGTGTAACCACAAGAACTAGTAAGTTTTAATTCTAACCAGCGGGTGTAACTTATATGGGTCATTTGCTAACATTATGCTATTTTTTAATCTAAATCTACATTGATTGCAGAAGTTGCAAGTCTTCTAACATAACTTTCCATTTCAGGTTTAGTTCTTCCTTTTTATCACCTTTAATCATTATAGTGTATAATATACCGGATCAGTGCATATAGAGGTCTACATGTAACATTGCAAAACCATTTAATAACTTGATCATACAAAAAAAAGATATACTATTTGGCAAGCAAGACTGAGTAGATTTGAAGACTAAAAACCCTTAACGGTCCAGTTGAAACCTATGTCCCCCGTCCAATGTTACGATCACTAATTTTGCTTGCCCCTTGTGATTAGTTagttaaatttcaaatatagcAGCATCAGAGATACGTAGCGATCTAAAGCAAAATGTTCAACTCATATGCTGGATTTTAAGCATGCACGAAgcaaaatcacttttttttttttgaaaatgtaaCATTGGTATGTATTGACTTGATCAGTGCATAGATTGCACTGGAACCATATTTACAGCAAAAGTGAGAAAGCTGATCCAAAACTCTGAAAATCTAACAAGAGCCTAGGATTTCAGTTATGGAATCAGTCTCCTCAAAGTAAATCTGCTtgcaccaaaaacaaaaaagtttgaCACAATTTAGCTTGATCTTTTGTACATCACTACTACTGTCTTCAAAGCACCGtgaatttctctctttccatATTGTCCACCAAATGCAAGCTGGGACAATCCTCCATCTATCTCTGTCTGAGGCTTCTATTCCTGCCTCCTCCCAAATATGGAGTAGATTAGTAATCCTATTTGGCATTACCCAGACAATGCCCCTGAGATTCACAAAGATCCTCCAAAGCTGTATTGTGATCCGACAATGTAAACATAGATGGTTGACTGTCTCACCCTCTTCACCACATAAGTAACATCTGGAACAAAGAgagaattttctcttttttaggTTTTCTTGAGTCAGTACTGCTTCCCTTGCCAACAACCATGTGAAACATGCAACTTTGAATGGTACCTTCACTTTCCAAATGTGCTTCCAAGGCCAAAGTTGCACCTGCTGGTTACTCTGGTTCAAAAATTTGTATGCTGTGCTCACTTTGTAAATGCCTTTGCTGTCTTCTTTCCACCTCAATTTATCTGCACCTTCTTGTATGCCTTTAAACTCTTCTAGTAGCCTGAAAAACTCTGTCAGTGTGTTGATTTCCCAGTCATTGAAGTTTCTCCTGAACTGAAGGTTCCATCCATGATTGTCCCATACCTCAGCTACTTTCTTGTGTTGATTTACTGCCAGCCCATGAATGACAGGAAATAATTCCTTTAGATGAGCGTGAtgccttaaaaaatattttctggaCTTAAAACTATGGCTCTTACAGCTCCTAGTCATCGGTTTGAACTTCATAAGCTGAGTCTGTCAATAACTTACACTGAAATTCCCTTTTGTGCTTTCCACTGATCTCCCAGGGAATGGGAACATCTTTTGCAGAGTTGGATGGATTTTGGTTAAAGTTACTTCCGATATTCTTTCTAAAAATATGTGGTTGTATGTCCCCTTATTGGTTTTGTATACTTTATAGGTCTttcgtatgtgtgtgtgaaggaAAAGGAAGGGGTCGTTGGTTGATTACTTGGAACGTATTCCTCATTATACTGGCGTGCTGCATGTAAATTACATATATACCTAATGAAGTAATATATAGATTGATGTCATTGTATGTGATTGTCGGCCCACGGAGCACTTGAAAGTTACTTCCATTAAAAAATTTAGCCGCCTGCTTGTTTTTGGTATATGGcactttattttttatgtctttCCTTCAAGTTGGTGTGAAAGAAACAGAAGAGGGTCGTTGATTACTTGGAAGGGAATTTTCATTATAGTATGTGTTGCATGTGAATGATGTACGTAGGTAATCACTAATATATAGATTGACATCATTGTGATTTCAGGTCCAGGGAGCACTCTGataattttttgggcttaatTAAATTACAAAGCTTTTAGAAGGAAAGAAAATCAACTATAATGCAGCGTGGTACATGTAATTCTTATTTACCCACTGGAAACTACGTGAACGGTGGAAGCCTAGGTCGACCCGATTTGAGGAATACCAATGCTCCTCTCTTGCTGATCATGCATGATCCCACTTTCTCTGTACCGTGGCAGCAGTTTCCATTGAATTGGACTTATAGTTCAATCTATTTTCAGGTTCCATTTATGTATCCTGTAAATGAAACAATTGGGTATGAGGTAATTCCCCATCAACATAGCCTGCCTTTTGTACCTACTTATCAGTTTCCACATGCTAGTCAAACAATTGGGTATGAGGTAATTTCCCATCAACGTAGCCTGCCGTTTGTACCTACTTATCAGTTTCCACATGTTAGTCAAACATGCCATGCTTCCATTATTCCAAGAAATCCTTTTTCCTACTGGACTCCAGCAGGATTTCTAACAAATACATTGGCTCCTGTCTTACCGACCATGCATGCTTCCAGTTTCACTGTATCCTGGCCGCAGTTTCTATGGAATTGGACTTATAGTTCAATCTATTTGCAGGCTCCGTTTATGTATCCTGTGAATGAAACAATTGTGTATGAGGTAATTCCCCATCAACATAGCCTGCTGTTTGTACCTACTTATCAGTTTCCACATATTAGTCTTGTTCCTGGAGCTGAGAGAATAGTTACAAGAGAGAATATGGTAAACACCAATTTTGCAGTTCAACAAGCCAACTTCCCTATGAATCACCCCCCAAGATTCGCGGGAGTGAACCATGGACCTGGTCTTTCACCACTGCATCCTTATAATTCTCATATGGTTAGTTTTCTTCGCCTTCTCTTTTATTtagctttctttcctttttaattataaatttatagcAATCATCATCTATGCTTTCTCATAGTTATACGGTTATACTTGATTTAGTAACTAGCTTAGACTTAATCGCGCTATAAATACGATTTTAATGTTTTTGAATGCAATTATACTTTTGACCTTGGATGCGCTTATTCTTTCGATGATTAGATGTTGTATACTCTCATCTTtcaatgatgggtgttttgagatagtaaaaGTGGagattttggtttggacttcGGATTTATCCAAACTATTCACAGCCCTATATACAAGTATTAAGAAAAGGAacaaagaataataataataataataataataataataataaaaataagagTTTCAAGGACTGTAACTGtctgaaaaaagtaaaaaagagtcTCACCAAGTTCCTTGTTAGATACCCCAATTCAGCACATATATAACAAGTATAGTTTGTAACTGATGTAGTGGAAAAGGCAAAATATACAATACGAGGCGTTCAGATTAGCCATCTTTAAGAGACGCatcatttcaattttaatttaaaattagtATGCCTTTAACTATAGTATACCTTAATTATTTGGATTTGATAAATTTGTTATTGTATTAAAACGAGAGGAAAAGTCAAAAAGTTGAGAAATTAGATCATACATTTCCTGAACTAAGAGAGCTGCCATGTCAGCATTTTTTTGCCCTCCTTCATAAATATAGATTGGTTGCTAGCTGTCTATAAGAAGTCTGCATGGCCCGCtgttcatattctcaaaagcctCCAATGAGCATCTTTTTTATCAACCCACATTTAATCAACGTAGACATGCAGATGGATTGACATACTCATTTATGCTCAGTAGCGCTCCCAACATTAGAGCTATTGTCTGTGCAGTTTTCTTTTGATTCTTTTATGGGTGGAAAGTTGGGAAGAAAATTTGATAACTGATAAGAATGATTAGTTTCATTATTATTCGCGGCTGTGTTATATGCATGCATTCATAAGGCTATTCTTCCAAATCAATTGACCACTTGAGAAACTAAATAAGCTATTTTGGGACAAAAAAGTAATGTAACCtttattttgttcaattttttttttttttttttttaatagaggAACAAAAGGTAAGTCATATTACTTGATAACCTAATGAGAATTTGCATCTTCCTTGAAAGCCCTGGCGTAGGTTTGTTTTCTGCGACCTTGAAACTGGCTTCTCAAACAGTAAAGAGAAACTAAGCGCAATTCATAGGAAAGAGCATAAGTTTTTGAGTCCTTCAGATTTAGAATATTGTTATTCTGTGATgctcaaatgggttcacatgaTGAAAGTTTTTCAGACATCATAGACACTTTAGATGCTCTGAGTATTGTACTGGTTAATCTTAGTTGACTAAATCGGAGTTTAAAAAGTTACTAAAATTGCTTCCCAGCTGCCACCACGAGCAAGCTAGTCAttatgtgtatgaaatgcgTTTATCACTTGACATAGAGATCTCTAAATAATAATGATTGTTGCAGTTTGTAAATTATCCAAGCGGCCACCATGAGCAAGCGTCAttatgtgtatgaaatgcaGGAATTTATCAGTTGACATAAGATCTCTAAATGATAATGATTGCTGTATTCTGTAAAATATCCATGGCTAGTTGATTTTTCTTTGACAAGCAAACTATCGCATGTTCTGATTGAATCACAATTAATATTTGGATCCGAAGCAGTTACTTGCTCGAAGGTTTTAACAAGTTGTATTTTACATTTCAGGCACAAAATGCTATACCTCCGGCTTTATATGGTGACGTGGACAACATGACCTATGAGGTAATAATGGGATAAACAAGGAGAAAAATAGTATGAAAAtcttcttattccaattttattaCTCTTTTCATGGAATATTTTTCCTCACAAGTTCTGGTCTGGATTTAGGGTTTGTTGGCCTTGCAAGCCCACATTGGACATGTCAGTCGAGGATTGAGTGAGCAAGTCATTGTTGCACGAATGAAGTGCATCAAGTATGAGTCGACTGAAAGATTGGTAAATGACATTGACACATGTTGTATTTGTTTGGTAAGGGATTATTTTCATTTGGCTGTCTCTTGCTCAAAGTTTAGCCATATAAGTTATATTGCCTTACTGGAAGATACTCGGTTCTGCAGGAAGATTTTTCTGATGGACAGCTCATTGGAAGCGTTGACTGTCGCCATAGCTTCCACTTTGATTGCATCCGTCGATGGCTCATGGAGGACAAGAACATTTGCCCTCTCTGTAATGGAATTGCATTGACAATTTGAACACTACAATTAAAATTTTACGCTTTGCTCATCCATAAAATTATTTCTCGGCGTGCAAAATTTTTAGTTGGAATGTAGTGataatctttttaaaattaatttgtaTATTACAGAAGAGATATTTGCCATATTCCGACTTCATAATGTCTAATATTTTACTTGTATGtacatttaatttttgtatatagTTTTTTTATTGCAACATTTAAttttatacatagcaaaagAATGTTAGCAACCATGGTACTTATGTAagatttaatacatgaataacttagcCCCTAAACAACCAATTTGTTGATTCTtacatacaatatatattcCTACAACTATTTGTTGCTTAttcagttattttatttatatgtgGTAGTTACTGCGCTTTTCTTTCAAACTGCTTTATCATGATTTTTCGGCTTACATTAGTTTCGTTTTAAATGCTATTTTGAGCAGTTTGTCtaatgttttctcttgagctaAGAATCTttaaaacaacctctctaccttcagGGAGGGTAAGGTGCAAACAATTTACTCTCCCCAAATCTCACATTGTGGAATTTAACTGggtatgttaatattatattcGTAAACGCATATTGATTTCGGGATGTAAGATCCTGAAAATAATTCGCGATTCTACCAACGTTTTTTTATTGGTATTTGTTTAGTCTTTCCGAAAGTTTCTCGTCCCTTATTCCTTTAgctttaagcaaataattattatattaaggctaataattaaaaatatattacaaATATAAACTTCGAAACATGCTGCAATTTTTTAGAGCGGCCATTATGAGGATCAATATTAGTTCGTTACTTGTTGCTGTCTTCTGTGACAGTGAAGGGTTTACTGATTTTGATTCAAATCATGTTTTTCCGTCATTAAAAAGACAAAATTACCCTT from Lycium ferocissimum isolate CSIRO_LF1 chromosome 2, AGI_CSIRO_Lferr_CH_V1, whole genome shotgun sequence includes:
- the LOC132046845 gene encoding uncharacterized protein LOC132046845 gives rise to the protein MQRGTCNSYLPTGNYVNGGSLGRPDLRNTNAPLLLIMHDPTFSVPWQQFPLNWTYSSIYFQVPFMYPVNETIGYEVIPHQHSLPFVPTYQFPHASQTIGYEVISHQRSLPFVPTYQFPHVSQTCHASIIPRNPFSYWTPAGFLTNTLAPVLPTMHASSFTVSWPQFLWNWTYSSIYLQAPFMYPVNETIVYEVIPHQHSLLFVPTYQFPHISLVPGAERIVTRENMVNTNFAVQQANFPMNHPPRFAGVNHGPGLSPLHPYNSHMAQNAIPPALYGDVDNMTYEGLLALQAHIGHVSRGLSEQVIVARMKCIKYESTERLVNDIDTCCICLEDFSDGQLIGSVDCRHSFHFDCIRRWLMEDKNICPLCNGIALTI